A single window of Eucalyptus grandis isolate ANBG69807.140 chromosome 1, ASM1654582v1, whole genome shotgun sequence DNA harbors:
- the LOC104445472 gene encoding protein cornichon homolog 1 isoform X2, which produces MAWALILAVAFLVINIALFASTFYQILILSDLEADYINMYEAASRINGLILPDFILQGVLSVLLLMTGHWLMFLVSVPVTCYHVMLYVKRRHLIDVTEVFRVLGTEKKYRMVKLGLLSLLFLMVIFRLVLSIFESFVDDEDAFHSF; this is translated from the exons ATGGCGTGGGCTCTGATTCTCGCCGTCGCCTTCCTCGTCATCAACATTGCCCTCTTCGCCTCCACCTTCTATCAG ATCCTGATATTATCGGATCTGGAGGCGGACTACATCAACATGTACGAAGCAGCATCTCGGATCAATGGGTTGATCCTTCCTGATTTTATCTTACAAGGAGTTCTCAGCGTGCTTCTACTGATGACTGGACATTGGCTCATGTTTCTAGTTTCAGTCCCTGTCACTTGTTATCACGTAATGCT GTACGTAAAGCGGCGGCATCTAATTGATGTGACTGAAGTATTTAGAGTTCTTGGGACCGAGAAAAAGTATCGCATGGTGAAGCTTGGTTTATTATCCCTTCTCTTTCTCATGGTTATATTCAG GCTCGTGTTGTctatttttgaatcttttgttGATGACGAAGATGCCTTCCATTCATTTTGA
- the LOC104445472 gene encoding protein cornichon homolog 1 isoform X1, whose protein sequence is MAWALILAVAFLVINIALFASTFYQILILSDLEADYINMYEAASRINGLILPDFILQGVLSVLLLMTGHWLMFLVSVPVTCYHVMLYVKRRHLIDVTEVFRVLGTEKKYRMVKLGLLSLLFLMVIFRFIRAGHLLFRDPQFGDLDIRSSFLEF, encoded by the exons ATGGCGTGGGCTCTGATTCTCGCCGTCGCCTTCCTCGTCATCAACATTGCCCTCTTCGCCTCCACCTTCTATCAG ATCCTGATATTATCGGATCTGGAGGCGGACTACATCAACATGTACGAAGCAGCATCTCGGATCAATGGGTTGATCCTTCCTGATTTTATCTTACAAGGAGTTCTCAGCGTGCTTCTACTGATGACTGGACATTGGCTCATGTTTCTAGTTTCAGTCCCTGTCACTTGTTATCACGTAATGCT GTACGTAAAGCGGCGGCATCTAATTGATGTGACTGAAGTATTTAGAGTTCTTGGGACCGAGAAAAAGTATCGCATGGTGAAGCTTGGTTTATTATCCCTTCTCTTTCTCATGGTTATATTCAG ATTTATTCGTGCAGGCCATTTGTTATTTCGAGATCCCCAGTTCGGAGATTTAGATATTCGCTCATCATTTTTGGAGTTCTAG